Below is a genomic region from Miniphocaeibacter halophilus.
TTTACTGGTTGCTTTATATCACCAAATTTTATTGAAAGATCCTCTTTGTATTTTATAGTAGCCCTATCTATTTTAGAATCATCAATTAAGGGACCATTCATAAAATTATCATAACTACACATTGCCACATTATTAGATACATCGAAGTCTGTTATTAAACCATATCTTCTTCTATCTTCTGACAAATATCCTATACCTTCTTTTACAGCATCTGTGGTGTTTTTTATTTGTTTTTCTTCTCCATTAATAATAATGTTCCCTGTTTTTTTATCCGCTCCAAAAATGGCTCTAGCCAGCTCTGTCCTCCCAGACCCCATTAGTCCAGAAATACCTAAAATTTCTCCTTTAAATAATTTAAAACTAACATTTTTTACATGCTTTCCTACATTTAAATTCTTAACTTCTAAAACAACCGGCGCATCTTTTTTTACATTACTCTCACTTTTAGGATCTTCATAAATAACTCTACCTACCATCATATTTATTAACTCATCTTTAGATGTTTCCTTAGTATTTACAGTACCTACATATTCTCCATCTCTCATAACAGTAACTCTATCGGTTATCCTGTTTATTTCATCCATCCTATGAGAAATATATATTATACCTATCCCACTATCTCTTAAATGTCCAATTATTTTGAAAAGTTCAATAATTTCAGATTCACTTAATGCCGTAGTAGGTTCATCAAAAATGATTACTTTTGCATTACTGCTAATAGCTTTAACTATTTCTACCATTTGTTGTTTTCCAACACTTATATCTCCTACTTTACTTTTAGGATCTATAGTAACACCTAGTAAATTTATAAGTTCCTTTGCCTTTTGATTTAATTCCTTATCTTTAATAAAAATTCCATTAGTAGTTTCTCTACCAATAAAAATATTCTCTGCAACTGTTAAATCATTCATCATATTTAACTCTTGATGAACAATAGCTATTCCATCATCTTGAGATTCTCTAGGATTATTATATTCTACTTCCTTATTATTAAAGATAATACTTCCTGAATCCTTAGAATATATACCTGTTAATATTTTCATTAACGTGGATTTACCAGCTCCATTTTCTCCCATAAGAGCGTGGACTTCGCCTTTTCTTAAATCAAAATCAACATTTTTAAGTGCTGTAACTTTGCCAAATGATTTGGAAATTCCTTTCATCTCCAATAGAATACTATACATTGCTTTCTCCTTATTTAACAACACCCTTTTTAAGAATTATATTTGCATATAATGCCTCTTCACCTGTTGCTATTACAGCATAACTTGACCTAGCTCTTTCATAAAATTCAAATCTTTCTATATATCCAATAGAATGTTTTTCACCTGAATCTTTTAAAATAGTTTTGTAATTTTCCCAAATTTCCGGTCTATAATTATCACCTTCAACCACTTTCATTAAAAACACTTGTTCTTTACTATATTCATAATCT
It encodes:
- a CDS encoding sugar ABC transporter ATP-binding protein; the protein is MYSILLEMKGISKSFGKVTALKNVDFDLRKGEVHALMGENGAGKSTLMKILTGIYSKDSGSIIFNNKEVEYNNPRESQDDGIAIVHQELNMMNDLTVAENIFIGRETTNGIFIKDKELNQKAKELINLLGVTIDPKSKVGDISVGKQQMVEIVKAISSNAKVIIFDEPTTALSESEIIELFKIIGHLRDSGIGIIYISHRMDEINRITDRVTVMRDGEYVGTVNTKETSKDELINMMVGRVIYEDPKSESNVKKDAPVVLEVKNLNVGKHVKNVSFKLFKGEILGISGLMGSGRTELARAIFGADKKTGNIIINGEEKQIKNTTDAVKEGIGYLSEDRRRYGLITDFDVSNNVAMCSYDNFMNGPLIDDSKIDRATIKYKEDLSIKFGDIKQPVKTLSGGNQQKVVIAKWLERESDILIFDEPTKGIDVGAKSEIYSLMNELVNKGKSIIMISSEMPEILRMSDRILVMCEGRKTKELSIEEATQEKILKYATLREGEE
- a CDS encoding RbsD/FucU family protein; its protein translation is MLKNIPKNLSPKLVKTLMEMGHGDEIVIADGNFPSATISTNVVRADGLKADELLNSILKLFPLDYEYSKEQVFLMKVVEGDNYRPEIWENYKTILKDSGEKHSIGYIERFEFYERARSSYAVIATGEEALYANIILKKGVVK